DNA sequence from the Salvelinus alpinus chromosome 7, SLU_Salpinus.1, whole genome shotgun sequence genome:
AAATAACCAACATTTTGGTTAATCACTCAGCACACAACCAAAAGGCAAATGTTTTCATGAATTTACGATTTtggctttgtggctgtggtaacaaTTGGAAACCGTTTTGCCTGTTGTGCCGATGTTGGCGAGCTAATGGGCCAGGGTTCTGGTCTGGAAGCAGGCTTTTGACTGCACTTACAGTAGTACTTAggtactgcagtttaactgaATCATGACTGAGAAAGACAATTCCCATTGATGGCCACATAGAGAAGTCACATTTGAAAATTCCTAATAAGTCACTTTAGTCAACTTTGTGGACAAAACGAAGGCACAACtttgatataaagttgtttttaacATGTCAGTTTGTCgctttcacgaggttggagtaaaaacatgttcaactacttaagacattgtcTCGGATCGGAGTGGAGCTGGAGTGGATCGAGTTTGGCTGGAGCGTGGAGCGGCCTGGTATGTTTGGTCTGTTTCGCAAAGCGTTCCCGGAAGTTTCGCGATGTTGCaactctgggtttagaaactatGAATCTATAATAATTTGGCTGCTCTAAATTCTTTTGACCAGCAGGAGCCACTATTGTGTACACTGTGTTGATCAGTGTCTAACTTATTTTCGACACATTTGGCTCGAAGGCctcaatgcttcaggaagctttgtttccccatcactagAGCTTGTAACTGAAAAATACTGGTTAAAACAGTGTAGCTACAATATGttactttttgggcgacctgaccaaattgaCATAGAAACGTGAGTTATAAATATGTAATTCTCATTGaacgcaagtctaagaagcggtagatctgttctatgtgtgctattttcatgcttcccgttcttaagttttggtttcactttgttttgtacactagctgaaaatactatattttgGGTTACTGaacagaagccagccgcaccaatgtgtcagaggaaaccccATCCAccgtcagcttgcaggcgcccggcccgccacaaggagtcggtagagcgcgatgagacaagaaaATCCCAGCCGGCCAACCACTCCcttaacccagacaacgctggccCAATTATGCGGTGCCtcgtgggtctcccggtcacggccggctgtgatatagcctgggatcaaacccgggtctgtagtaatgcCTCAAGCacggcgatgcagtgccttaaaacGCTGCGCCACTAGGGTTTTgctggtacaatgattctctacactttacatttgcttgttttgtcacataaactgaaattaggtgaactattcaAGTTTTAGCAACCAGGAGATAGCctagcgatttctgcatattagTATATACGTATTTTGAACTGTATTGTAGTTTATTGGTCTTTCAGTATTATTACAGGTTCTTAAAAATAGTCATTACAAACACTGAAATACTTTTACAttacaataaaaataacaaatgttagagcattgggccagtaaccaaaaggtcactggttcaaaaaTAGGTCTCTACTAGTGCTGAGAATGTTATTTCTTAACAGCCTGTAACTTGTGCTAGAAAAATCATAATGCAGAAGAACATGCATCAGGTGACGTTGAGGTCAAACGTCTCGTATAATGtcaatttggaaagtattcagaccccttgacttgttgcacattttgttacgttacacccttattgtaaaatgtactaaatagttttttcccctcatcaatgtacacacaataccccataatgacaaagcaaaaacaggtttagattttttgcaaattatttaaaaacaactgatgacatttacataagtattcagaccctttactcagtactttgttgaagcacctttgttagcaattacagtcttgagtcttcttgggtatgacgctacaagtttgacACACCATTCTCCTTTGCAGATcacctcaagctctgtcaggttggatggggaacatcgctgcacatctatttccaggtctctccagagatgtttgatcgggttcaagtccgggctctggctgggccattccagtacattcatagacttgtcccgaagccactcctgcgttgtcttggctgtgtgcttagggtcgttgtcctgttaaaaaggtgaaccttcgccgcagtctgaggtcctgagcgctctagagcaggttttcatcaaagatctctctgtactttgctccgttaatttttccctcgatcctgaccagtctcccagtccctgcctctgaaaaacatccccacaacatgatactgccaccaccatgcttaaccgtagggatgatgccaggtttcctccagatatgatgcttggcatttaggccaaataaTTAAATCTGGGTTTCctaagaccagagaatcttgtttctcagtgtctgagagtctttaggtgccttttggcaaactccaagtgggctgtcatgtgccttttactgaggagtggcttccgtctgatcactaccatgaaggcctgattggtggagtgctgcagagatggttgtccttctagaaggtttccccatctccacagagaaactctggagctctgtcagagtgatcatcgggctcttggtcacctctctgattgttcagtttggacgggtcgccagctctaggaagagtcttggtggttccaaacttcttccacacTGCAgaattgtttggtacccttccccagatctgtgcctctacacaatcctgtcttgaagctctatggacaattccttcgacctcatgtcttggtttttgctctgacatgcacagccaactgtgggacctttatataaacaggtgtgtgtgcctttccaaatcatgtacattCAATttaatttgccacaggtggacttcaatcaagttgtataaacatctcaaggttgatcaatggaaacaggatgcacctgagctcaatttcgagtctcattgcaaagggtctgaatacttatgtaattttgTAAAAATTGATGAACAAATTTATGAAaaaccttgtcattatggggttttgtgtgtagattgatgaaaacaatttatttaatacattttagaataaagctgtaacgtaacaaaatgtggaaaaagtcaaggggtgtgaatactttacgaatgcactgtaaatacagGCATATCTTTGAGTTAAAAATGTATTATCTGAAGATACGTTTGTGTGGACAATTTATGATGAGACCACCAgatttgaaatgttttattttccaCTCACAGAAAAAACATACAATGATGCCATCACTAAGTTTGAGGGGGAGGCAAAAATCAGAAGGGGAGAGCTCGTCAAGACTGCCaaggatgagagagggggagagacgggACCTGTTTGAGTACTTCACAAATGTTTTTCGGCTCTCTTTGACTTAATCACTGGTAGCACAGTAGCCTATTGTAAATATTGTCTGTCATTATGTTGGTATGTTTTTATCAATACATATAATTTTTCTCAATTTGACTATCTCGTGTTCTATTTGTCATATATTGTGTTAATTTGTTAGAACTGATTATATAAACTGGGAAAGTGAGGATCTGCTGTTAAACCTGCTGACAAATTGTAGTGAATGGTGGGGTAGAGAAGCTAACCCGGGTCGCTGGAGTGAAAGGCAAACACCCTACGCATTGCGGATAGCTACAATATGTTGGTGTTGTGCACTAGTTGATGTGCGTAATAGCCATGCGTaaaagggagagtgagagacttGTGCGCCTGGCGCACATAAAATAAAAGGACCCGCCTGCTTGTACTCTGCTGCTGctcagaaaaaaatattttatcccTCAGCGTAGTGGATAACCCTCATCAGTAATGCTTCACGCTTCAACCTCGTAACCTCGTTGTTTAATCTTTATTGGGCGGTGAATTTGCAGGATATACCGGGAAATAGCGCCATCCTGAAGATATGGAAATAAAGATTACCAGTGGAGATGATTTTGATTAGTTGTGATAATTTACTAAACTATAATCTGAAGTACTTTCGCATTTTACTGGCATTAACCCTTCTAGTCAACCACAGAAATAGTGCGTACAAATAGGGCATGTTACCAGTCCCTATGCCGGCTGGGAGTTGAATCGATGCACACGTTTTTTTTCTCTGATCAAATACTGTACTTTACATCAATCAGGCGAGATGAAGCTGTCCTTTAGTTATCTGGTGATCACCGCTGGCATCTTCGGTATCCTCAGTTTTGCGTTCCTGGCTACGGCGATCGGGAGCGACTACTGGTACATTATTAAGGTGAACAGAACCAACCGGACCGATACAGACGTTTCGGATTCCCATTCCGGACTGTGGATAACTTATGAAGGTATACATTCCTATGCATTTGGATTAAGTCATTTGAAACCAATGTCTTTCTTAGATGGATGCCTTTTATAGTATCAGGTAGGATTATTTGTTGTGTCATTTTTCCTGTAGCAAGacactgttttattgtcacaATGAAAACTGAATAAAATCTGTGGATAATCCATATTGGCCTCAATGTGTTTATCCATCTTTTCAGGTCAGAAGGTGTATTCTTACACATTTAACTCCCCCAACTACTCTGAACCTGAGATGCACATGTTGAGTGAGTTACCTGTCCATTATCACCTTATTAAACAAGACATTATAGAATAAAACATTTACAGCTATTGCTATTTTGAATAGATtctcttattgatgaagccgcTATCTGTGTCTCAAGTGTTGGTGATAGAAGTGCTCCTATGGTTGGAATATTGTGTACCTGTGTGTTTCCCCAGACATGCACAGTGCGATTGTGGTCCTATTGCCTCTAAGCCTGGTCCTGCTGGTGTTCGGAGGCATCTGTGGATTGATCAGTTCCCTGGCCCGGAGCCCCGCCCTCCTCACTGGCACCGCCTCCTATCTCATCCTCTGCAGTAAGTGTGTCCTCCATCATCGCTCATCCTTAGGGCCCTAACTCCTAGTCTAAGTTGCTAGTCTGTTTGTGCTACCATGCCAACACCTTGTTACTCATTGTCATGGAATGACACGAAGTTGACATGATAGCACAAGGAGATCTGGGACAAGGGCAAGGCTACCTGACACCTACATGTCCAAATGCATTCCTATGCAACATACTCCCATCCAGAAAGTCTTTAGaacaggggtgggcaattccttgagggcctgattggtgtcacagttttgctgcagctaacacacctgactccaataatcagctaatcatgatcttcagttcagaatgcaatttgattaatcagctgtgtttgctagggattgAGAAcaagtgacaccaatcaggccctcgaggactggagttgccaaCCCCTGCTTTAGGGcaatgtttcccaactccagtaccaagtaaccccaacagtacacatttttgatgaagccctggacaagcacacctgattcaacttgtcaactaatcatcaagccctcaatgagttgattTAGGTGAGTTTGTCTCGGGCTACAACAGAAATATGTGCTGTTGGGTGTgcttgaggactggagttgggaaagaCTGCTTAGAGCCAGCTCATTCACTTAGAGTTGTGTGCATCTCAATCGTACAAAGGAGGACAAGAGGCATCAAGGTCATTTTAGATAATTGAGATTCACCCCTGTAGTTTCACAGTTGAAGTGAgagggtggtggtgtggttaatTGGAGCAACGATACAGAAGGTCTCACACCATCTGGCTCTGCATCACAGAACGACTTGGAAAGGTCTTGTTATTGTCAGCAATGTTATTTACCACAATGTCAGTCTCCACACACACTAAACTATCTCCATGTGGTTGGAGCTAGACTGATAATAATGGGTTTGATTTGACCACAGAGGAAGGGAGAATATTTTAAGATGGATGTTCTCTCCACTGCCCGCCAGTCCATCTCTCTCCTGTACTTAGTGGAAATGTTGGTTTGTTTGCCTCCCAGATAGTAGATGGATTACCGGTATTAGTATATCTGTTACTGATCTTTGGGGATGGCCAACACTGCAATATCCCTCTGGTTTCAAACACTTCCACTGCCTAATTTCATTTTGATGAAAGGGGACTGCTGAGGAGAGCAATGATTTGGATATATCCACTGAAATAAGTCATTTGAGTAATAGAGTGAGGGGGTGGAGAGAATAGAAGAGGGAAGGTACTGGAGAGCAAGATATGGATGGGACTGACTTCAGCCAGCtttagaggaggagaaagaggtggAGGTTATTGGACttaaggatggagagaggtggggtTATGGGCTTTAAATTTGAGAGAGACGAAGAGATTagtgtttgggatttaaacaagAGAAATGAGGGtatggagagagattgtaaataTAAaggtttgtgagagagagagagagaactaggttGAGAGCGATGGATGATGATGGACTTACACTGTACACAGATCCCCCCCCATTACAAAGCCATATCACTGGGAAGGAATAGACCACAGATGGCTTGATGGCACCCCTGCCTAGCCTGTTGATTACCAATCCAGTTATGAGGATTACCTTCTCAACCGTACAGTATATTCTTTATTATCTTTATGGAGAGTCACTTGGCTCTAGAGTTGTAAAGACCTTCTCTATGGAAAGTGCAATtacacagtactgtatgtcctcTGAGAGGAACATCAATTAATTGGACAGCACACTGGAAAGTGTTTTCCTTTTCATTGTTGGACAACATTACCAGGATTTAGCACCTTATTCTTTAGGGGCCCGATTCTGACTTAGGAAATTACTCTTGCACAGGCCTTTCCTACGcatttctcagtagttggtattcagatttACCTTATGAAGGCGCATAACGAGATTTGCAGGCGTGGTTCACTTGCGCGCGCTGAATAAATGTAAAACAACTTTTCAGTACATGTATCTTAAGCCATCCCATTAAATATTGTATACCCTTTAATTAGAATTTTATCGAAAGACTAGAATACATCGAGAGAACGGGTTCAGAaattagggatcaatgaaagaatgcCATCTATGCGTCTCCgtttcagcaccaactggtagatacAAAAATAGTCTGATCTTGTAGATTCGGTATATTTTAGGTTTAGGAAAGTATCTATAAATCATTACGCACTACATATCTTGATGAATAAAAaagtggtttgattcatcctgaaagttgtcaTATTCAAGTATAATCCATAAAATATTCGAAGGTGGAAAAAAGTGTACAATAGGGTTTGAACAATAGTCCTATGAATTTACCCTAATTCTCACTAATCATGAAACTGTGTGATAACGGTCCACTCGTCGTGAACCGTGCGCAAGGTTACAGGCTTAACCTGCTACGTGTGGTCTGATTTCCTCAATGATTCAAAAAGGCTATGTGACCCAAATTATTGCACAACGTTAGCCTAATATGAGCCACAAATGCTAGCTATAATTAAGACATTCTAATGCGCATGCATTAACTCGGcaggttcagccctacagaagccTATAGTTTTGGTGTCCAAATTTCATCCACGCAAATTTTGCGGGCACACAATTAAAATTTGTAACAACGGCACAGCTATTTGTAGCCTCTTTCACTGTGGAAAAGGGGCCGCAATACATTACATGTtgattttcagtttgcttccGTATAGTTGGTTTCACATTCGTCTCCAAGCAAAAAATAATGTATATGCTTTTTCCTCTTGGAACGGGCAGATTCGTTCGACCTTATTCATCGCGCGTAAAAGTGGAATTATTAGGCGACTAAACCAAGGTCAGAATAAGgtttatctgtagacacacctccgctACACCTTAATTTCTTAGATCTCCACCCCGAACAAATagcgggtgaatagcatgctGCTATCCTGCTTaggttcaaggtcagaatacgcatagcgagaaaagtgcataaaatggGAATTATGTTAGTTTTACGTGCGCTTAACTCTGGTTGGAAAAGGGGCCTAATAGATTAGGAACTTGAGGGTAGGGCGTTGTTTACTGTTTCACTTAATCAAGAGTGACCAATGCAGCAGCTTCAGCCAACGCTCAGCTCTTGACCGATGTGCGTCCCCACACAATTTGAATGAGTGGAACGGACATTCTAGATTCTACTAATTCTAACTCTACTGGTGCCCTTTCTCTCCCCGTGACACTGCCTAGAATAACCCTGATAAAGAAAGCCTTGTGATGCAGGAGAAGTGAGTTAACGAACAAGACTCTTCATGCCTCCAGACCTAATCAACAGCACATGGCAATGTGTGAAATGGAATCAAGGCtggaattacactgaacaaaaaatataaacgcagcatgcaacaatttcaactgattacagttcacataaggaaatcagtcgattGAAATACCTTCATTAGACattaatctatggatttgacTGGGAATGACTGGGAATACTGATATGCATCTATAGGTCATATACCTTTTtttaaagtaggggcgtggatcagaaaactggtcagtatctggtgtgaccaccatttgcctcatgcagtatgacacatctccttcgtatttattatggatccccattagctgctgcctcggcagaagctactcttcctggggtccagcgaaATTAAGGCAgtaatacattacaatacagtcaTAACAGATTATACAACATTTTAAATGTGTGCCCTCAAGGCCTCTACCACATATCtataacacaaaatccatgtgtacatgtgtgtgtgtagtgcgtatgttatcgtgtgtttgtgtgcatctgtcgatgtttgtgttgcttcacagtccctgctgttctataaggtgtatttttatctttatctaattttactgctagCAATGAGTTACTTGGTGTGGAATAGAATtccatgtagtactgtgtgcctcccatagtctgttctggacttggggactgtgaagagacctctggtgcatgtcatgtggggtatgcatgggtgtccgagttgtgtgccagtagttcaaacagaccgctcggtgcattcaacatgtcaattcctctcataaatacaagtagtgatgaagtcaatctctcctccactttgagccaggagagattgacatgcatattattaatgttagccatgctgccctgttctgagacaattgcaagtccctctttgtggcacctgaacacacaactgaacagtagtccaggtgcaagaaaactagggcctgtaggacttgcCTTGTGGATAGTactgttaagaatgcagagcagcactttatgatagaccgacttctccccatcctagctactgttgtataaATTTGTTTTGACCATAgtagtttacaatccagggttactccaagcagtttggtCTCCTCAACTAGCTCAATTTTCTCATTAtgcattacaatatttagttgaggtttagggtttagtgaattgtgtcccaaatacaatgctttaagtttttgaaatatttaggactaacttattccttgccacgcactctgaaactaactgcagctcttttttAAGTGTGGCtatcatttcagtcgctgtggtagctgacgtgtatagtgttgagtcatcagcatacatagacacagtGGCTTTACtgaaagccagtggcatgttgttagtaaagattgaaaaaagtaaggggactagacagctgccctggggaattcctgattctacctggattttgttggagaggcttccattaaagaacaccctctgtattTTGTCAGACAGGCAACTCTTTATCCACCATACAGCAttgggtgtaaagccataacacatacgtttttacAGCAACAGACtttgattgataatgtcaaaagccgcactgaagtctaacaaaacagctccccccatcaatttctctcagccagtcgtcagtaatttgtgtaagtgctgtgcttgttgaatggccttccctataagcgtgctgaaagtcttgtcaatttgtttactgtataatagcattgtatctggttaaacaacattttttccaaaagtttattaaggcttggtaacaggctgattggtcggctatttgagccagttaaGGGggttttactattcttaggtaggggAATAATTTGTGTTCCCTCCAGGTaggagggcacacactttctagtaggcttaaatttaatatatggcaaataggagtggtaaTTTcttctgctattatcctcagtaatattccatccaagttgtcagaccccggtggcttgtcattgttgataaacaatatattttactttacggaattcaaaattacaatgcttgtctttcataatttggtcagatatacttggatgtgtagtgtcagcatttgttgctggcatgtcatgcctacatttgctaatcttgccaattaaaaaaattggcaatatcagtgggttttgtgatgaatgagccatctgattcaatgaatgatgatATAGAGGTGATCCGGCTGTGGAtattggaatgttgtcccactcctcttcattggctgtgcgaagttgctggatattggcgagaactggaacaagctgtcgatccagagtatcccaaacatgctcaatgggtgacatgtctggtgagaattgtcacaccctggccttagtattctttgttttctttattattttagttaggtcagggtgtgacatggggaatgtatgtgtttttgtagtgtctagggtggttgtatggtttagggggttaaatagagtagatgggtttgtgtttagtataggtgtctagctgtgtctatggttgcctgaatggttctcaatcagagacagatgtcattaattgtctctgattgggagccatatttaaggcagccataggcactaggttaatgtgggtaattgtctatgttgtacgtttgtagcctgtgtgtgcacttacgtcattagcttcacgattcgtttgttgttttgtttcagtttgttatagtgtttgttgcgtgttttttttcctttctctacaataaaagagaatgtattttgcacacgctgcaccttggtccactttctctcagcaagacgatcgtgacagaattacccaccaaacccggaccaagcagcgtgtaaaGCGGCAACAGGATTTATGGCAATGGGAGcaggatctgggctacactacgtgggaggagatcaacaggtgggcgatcgacccagggcgagtgccggagcccgcctgggattctctggcgcagtgcgaggagggataccggcgaatggaggcagcacgacgacgcggtaggaagcctgtgagtcaaccccaagaatttcttggggggggggggctaaaagggagtgtggcgaagtcaggtaggaaacctgtgcatactccctgtacttaccgtggagagcgagagtacgggcagacaccgtgttacgcagtagagcgcatggtgtctcctgtacgtgtgcatagcccggtgcggtacataccagctcctcgtatctgccgggctagattgagtattgagccaggtgtcatgaagccggctcaacgcgtctggtctccagtgcgtctcctcgggccggcatacatggcaccagccttacgcatggtgtccccggttcgcctacatagcccggtgcgggttattccacctccccgcactggtcgggcgactgggagcatacaaccaggtaaggttgggcaggctcagtgctcaagggagccagtacgcctgcacggtccggtatttcccgcgtcacctccccgccccagcccagtaccaccagtgcctacaccacgcaccaggcttcctgtgcgtctccagagccctgttcctcctccacgcactagccctatggtgcgtgtctccagcccattaccaccagtgcctacaccacgcaccaagcctcctgtgtgtccccagagtcctgtgcgtcctgttgctgctccccgcactagccctgagatgcgtgtccccagcccggtaccaccagtgccggcaccacgcactaggcctaatgtgcgtctccagggtccagaatgccctgttccttctccccgcactagcctgaaggtgcgtgtcctcagcccggtacctccagttccggcaccacgcaccaggcaaacagtgcgcctcagccggccagaactgcccgtctgccaagcaccgtcagagctgcccgtctgccaagcaccgtcagagctgcccgtc
Encoded proteins:
- the tmem235b gene encoding transmembrane protein 235; the protein is MKLSFSYLVITAGIFGILSFAFLATAIGSDYWYIIKVNRTNRTDTDVSDSHSGLWITYEGQKVYSYTFNSPNYSEPEMHMLNMHSAIVVLLPLSLVLLVFGGICGLISSLARSPALLTGTASYLILCSVLTLSGVSLYISYSQQALAETERLVGAERLAQVVSTSFGWSLGLAWLSFCVEVLTGLLLLLAARLATLQHGPQGHGWPLHVVT